One genomic window of Evansella cellulosilytica DSM 2522 includes the following:
- a CDS encoding NETI motif-containing protein, whose protein sequence is MTKKKKQKFYVEEGESISDCLERMDKEGYTPVRRMEEPILKEVKRNGKTDIEVERQQIVFEGLLQK, encoded by the coding sequence TTGACAAAAAAGAAAAAGCAAAAGTTTTACGTAGAAGAAGGAGAATCAATATCTGATTGCCTTGAGAGAATGGATAAGGAAGGTTATACGCCAGTTCGTCGGATGGAAGAGCCAATATTAAAAGAGGTAAAAAGAAATGGAAAAACTGATATTGAAGTAGAGAGACAACAAATCGTTTTTGAAGGGCTACTGCAAAAATAA
- the guaA gene encoding glutamine-hydrolyzing GMP synthase has translation MQEIKEKIIVLDFGGQYNQLIARRIRDLGVYSELHSHKTSIEEIKEMNPTGIIFSGGPGSVYAEDAPRCDERIFDLGIPVLGICYGMQLMTHHFEGKVEAANHREYGKAIIQVENKSKLYDGLEDKQSVWMSHGDLVVAPPAGFTVDATNVSCPVAAMSDESRKLYGVQFHPEVRHSEFGNEMLSNFVYKVCECKGNWSMENFIDMEMDKVRELVGNKKVLCALSGGVDSSVVAALIHKAIGDQLICMFIDHGLLRKGEADSVMKTFSEGFDMNVIKIDAQERFLSKLEGVKDPEQKRKIIGNEFIYVFEEEAGKLTDVDFLAQGTLYTDIIESGTDTAQTIKSHHNVGGLPEDMHFKLIEPLNTLFKDEVREVGTELGLPEEIVWRQPFPGPGLGIRVLGEITEEKLEIVRESDAILREEIKKAGLDREIWQYFTALPDMRSVGVMGDARTYDYTVGVRAVTSIDGMTSDWARIPYEVLEIISTRIVNEVKHVNRVVYDITSKPPSTIEWE, from the coding sequence ATGCAAGAAATTAAAGAAAAAATTATTGTGCTTGATTTTGGAGGTCAATATAATCAGCTCATTGCTAGGCGTATTCGTGATTTAGGTGTGTATAGTGAATTGCATTCACATAAAACTTCTATTGAGGAAATAAAGGAAATGAATCCAACTGGAATTATTTTTTCAGGAGGCCCTGGTAGTGTTTATGCCGAGGACGCACCACGCTGTGATGAAAGAATTTTTGATTTAGGTATACCAGTGCTTGGAATTTGCTATGGTATGCAATTAATGACGCACCATTTTGAAGGGAAAGTGGAAGCAGCTAATCACCGTGAGTACGGAAAAGCAATTATCCAAGTTGAAAACAAAAGTAAATTATATGACGGTTTAGAGGACAAGCAATCCGTTTGGATGAGTCATGGTGACTTAGTCGTTGCTCCACCAGCAGGTTTTACAGTAGATGCAACGAACGTATCTTGTCCTGTAGCGGCAATGAGTGATGAAAGCAGAAAGCTTTACGGTGTACAATTCCACCCAGAAGTTCGTCATTCAGAGTTTGGGAATGAAATGCTTAGCAACTTTGTTTATAAAGTTTGTGAATGTAAAGGCAATTGGTCAATGGAAAACTTTATTGATATGGAAATGGATAAAGTTCGCGAGCTAGTTGGCAATAAAAAAGTATTATGTGCGCTAAGTGGTGGTGTAGATTCCTCTGTTGTTGCTGCTCTCATCCATAAAGCAATTGGCGATCAGTTAATATGTATGTTTATCGATCATGGACTTTTAAGAAAAGGAGAAGCTGATAGCGTCATGAAAACCTTCTCTGAGGGCTTTGATATGAATGTGATTAAAATTGATGCACAGGAACGTTTCTTGTCAAAGCTTGAAGGAGTCAAAGATCCAGAGCAAAAACGTAAAATTATTGGAAACGAATTTATTTACGTTTTCGAGGAAGAGGCAGGAAAATTAACTGATGTTGATTTCTTAGCACAAGGGACTCTTTATACAGATATTATCGAAAGTGGAACAGATACTGCCCAAACGATTAAGTCTCATCATAACGTTGGTGGGCTCCCTGAAGATATGCATTTTAAGCTAATAGAGCCGTTAAATACGTTATTTAAAGATGAAGTTCGCGAGGTTGGAACAGAGCTCGGTCTTCCGGAAGAAATTGTTTGGCGTCAACCGTTTCCAGGCCCGGGATTAGGGATTAGAGTACTCGGTGAGATTACGGAAGAAAAGCTGGAAATTGTTAGAGAATCAGATGCTATTTTACGTGAAGAAATTAAAAAGGCCGGATTAGATCGAGAAATTTGGCAATATTTCACTGCACTTCCTGATATGCGTAGTGTTGGTGTAATGGGAGACGCTAGAACGTACGATTATACAGTAGGTGTACGTGCTGTGACATCTATTGATGGTATGACATCTGATTGGGCTCGTATTCCATATGAAGTTTTGGAGATTATATCTACTAGGATCGTAAATGAAGTAAAGCATGTAAACAGAGTTGTATATGATATTACTTCTAAGCCACCTAGTACGATTGAATGGGAGTAA
- a CDS encoding isoprenylcysteine carboxyl methyltransferase family protein, giving the protein MIVYMFVLFIIVLQRIYELFIAKQNEIWMRERGAEEFGEDHYKWIVLMHFCFFAALSIEVVLRGAELISWWPVVLSVFLTAQVARCWLIISLGRFWNTKIIVMPGEKKVNKGLYKWIRHPNYVVVAVEILTLPLLFQAYVTAILFTLLNSAILIFVRIPVEEKALKFLSEGDHT; this is encoded by the coding sequence ATGATTGTTTACATGTTTGTATTATTTATTATCGTTTTACAGCGCATATATGAACTGTTTATTGCAAAGCAAAACGAGATTTGGATGAGGGAGCGCGGTGCGGAAGAATTTGGTGAGGATCATTATAAATGGATCGTCTTAATGCATTTCTGCTTTTTTGCAGCTTTATCGATAGAAGTGGTGTTAAGGGGAGCAGAGTTAATCTCTTGGTGGCCAGTTGTTTTAAGTGTGTTTTTAACAGCACAAGTAGCACGGTGTTGGCTCATCATTTCACTAGGGCGTTTTTGGAATACAAAAATTATTGTTATGCCCGGTGAAAAGAAAGTCAATAAAGGTTTATATAAGTGGATTCGTCACCCAAACTATGTCGTTGTTGCGGTCGAAATTTTAACATTGCCTTTATTATTTCAAGCTTACGTGACGGCTATTTTATTTACACTGTTAAATAGTGCTATCTTAATATTTGTTAGAATACCGGTAGAGGAAAAAGCGCTGAAGTTTTTAAGTGAAGGTGATCATACTTGA
- a CDS encoding DUF4129 domain-containing transglutaminase family protein, producing the protein MKQKLGNQASTNLHLYIYVLAFLILWEWLRPIPIITNTGHIQVFVFFALFSCILIYFKTPIYAMLPSMFIGSILGLNYIFNSQKLLDFQGFMETVQRFFTEAIYNIHLIVSWNLASLTDFFRTFLLFLLLSLICYLLYFWIFHTKKIFFFLLSTVIYITVLDTFTEVDASNAIIRIVVIGFFIMTLLHMLKIQEEVKEIGQKRIIPISITWMYTLIIMIVVALFIGIAAPKQEPRWADPVPTFRSLVLGENGIGDGTRRVGYGDNDEILGGGFVQDYSTVFFAETTYAGYWRGESKDEYTGRGWIAETSEVQSETVFEQGEIDYWLFGQFSETVEHYVRITLAEDQSFDHLFYPGQLTGVNVDSLRVHVNGQLSDASDVDFFTDITSGKVSAKTNNVNDEVSLTSYSLSFEPAKFPIDALQNSEASDIDVDERYLQLPDTLPERVYDLAEEIVADHDNLFDKVVAVEQYFSENDFEYETTNVPIPEEGQDYVDQFLFETQYGYCDNFSTAMAVLLRTLDIPTRWVKGFTQGEVVDYIGESTQRYEVLNSNAHSWVEVYFPGVGWVPFEPTQGFNNNVDFYEESEEASSNIEEEEFPEEEELDEQDQEIPSPEEDDLLEDEDENDTTTINNDRLFANPFTMKNILISMFVLLFVVYFYRKQNILQNKYFMMKYRISGKDEKYSDAYERLLWILANEGLPRQSGETLREYAKRVDRFIDCKAMTDLTNTYEKIYYGGKVAEGDWEKLHKEWERVVKTITS; encoded by the coding sequence ATGAAACAAAAGCTTGGTAATCAAGCATCAACAAACTTACATCTTTATATTTATGTGTTAGCTTTTCTTATTTTATGGGAATGGTTAAGGCCGATACCGATCATTACAAATACAGGGCACATTCAAGTGTTTGTTTTCTTTGCGCTATTTTCCTGTATTCTCATATACTTTAAAACGCCTATTTATGCGATGCTCCCTTCGATGTTTATAGGAAGTATATTAGGATTGAATTATATATTTAATAGTCAAAAACTATTAGATTTTCAAGGCTTCATGGAGACAGTGCAGCGCTTTTTCACTGAAGCGATCTATAATATCCACCTCATTGTTTCGTGGAATCTAGCTTCATTAACCGACTTTTTTCGGACATTTTTACTCTTTTTATTATTATCTTTAATCTGTTATTTGCTTTATTTTTGGATTTTCCATACGAAAAAAATCTTTTTCTTTTTACTTTCTACAGTTATTTACATCACGGTGCTCGATACATTTACAGAGGTGGATGCGTCTAATGCCATTATACGAATTGTAGTTATCGGATTTTTCATTATGACTTTACTTCATATGTTGAAAATACAGGAAGAAGTAAAGGAGATCGGACAAAAAAGAATCATTCCAATTTCGATTACATGGATGTATACACTTATTATTATGATTGTCGTTGCATTATTTATTGGAATAGCAGCTCCGAAGCAGGAGCCGAGATGGGCGGATCCGGTACCGACATTTAGAAGCCTCGTTCTCGGTGAAAACGGCATCGGTGATGGTACGAGAAGAGTTGGGTATGGAGATAATGATGAAATTTTAGGTGGTGGCTTTGTTCAAGACTACAGTACAGTCTTTTTTGCCGAAACGACGTACGCTGGTTATTGGCGAGGGGAATCAAAGGATGAATACACAGGTAGAGGCTGGATAGCTGAAACATCAGAAGTACAGTCAGAAACGGTGTTTGAACAAGGGGAAATTGACTATTGGTTGTTTGGACAGTTTTCAGAAACTGTCGAGCATTATGTAAGAATAACGTTAGCAGAGGATCAAAGCTTTGATCACTTATTTTATCCAGGACAGCTCACAGGCGTAAACGTAGATTCGCTACGTGTGCATGTAAATGGACAATTAAGTGATGCATCAGACGTTGACTTTTTCACAGATATCACTAGTGGGAAAGTGTCAGCAAAAACCAACAATGTGAATGATGAAGTGTCATTGACTAGCTATTCTTTATCCTTTGAACCGGCCAAATTTCCGATAGATGCGCTTCAAAACAGTGAGGCATCTGATATTGACGTAGATGAACGTTATTTACAGCTTCCAGATACACTACCTGAACGAGTCTATGACTTGGCAGAGGAAATTGTTGCAGACCATGATAATCTTTTTGATAAAGTGGTGGCAGTTGAACAATACTTCTCAGAAAATGATTTTGAATATGAGACTACGAATGTTCCAATACCGGAAGAGGGGCAAGACTATGTAGATCAGTTTTTATTTGAAACCCAATATGGTTATTGTGATAATTTCTCCACAGCGATGGCGGTGTTGTTAAGAACACTAGATATACCTACGAGATGGGTCAAGGGGTTTACGCAAGGAGAGGTAGTCGATTATATTGGTGAAAGTACACAGCGGTATGAAGTACTGAATAGTAATGCGCATTCATGGGTGGAAGTTTATTTTCCTGGTGTTGGATGGGTACCATTTGAACCAACACAAGGGTTCAATAATAATGTTGACTTTTATGAGGAGTCAGAGGAAGCATCTTCTAATATTGAAGAGGAAGAATTTCCAGAGGAAGAAGAGCTTGATGAGCAAGATCAAGAAATTCCGTCTCCTGAGGAAGATGATTTACTTGAAGACGAAGATGAAAATGACACAACTACCATCAATAATGACCGTTTATTTGCAAATCCATTCACGATGAAAAACATACTGATTTCTATGTTCGTTTTATTGTTTGTCGTCTATTTTTATAGAAAACAGAACATATTACAAAACAAATACTTTATGATGAAATATCGTATTAGTGGTAAAGATGAAAAATACTCAGACGCTTACGAGAGGTTACTTTGGATACTTGCTAACGAAGGGCTTCCAAGACAGTCCGGTGAGACATTACGAGAATACGCTAAAAGAGTCGATCGATTCATAGATTGTAAGGCTATGACGGATTTAACGAATACGTACGAAAAAATCTACTATGGTGGGAAAGTAGCTGAAGGCGATTGGGAGAAGCTTCATAAAGAGTGGGAAAGAGTTGTCAAGACTATCACCTCTTGA
- a CDS encoding NCS2 family permease, with translation MEKYFRFDELGTNYKREIMGGLTTFLAMAYILFVNPDILSAAGMDEGAVYVATALAAAIGTIMMGVVARYPIALAPGMGLNAFFTFSVVIGMGIPWQTALLGVFISGIIFIIITVVGIRELIINAIPAELKYAAAAGIGLFIAFIGLKNAGIVVPYESTAVTLGDLTYGPTLLAVFGVVITVILMALKLRGGIFYGMIITAVVGLIFQVLPMPSQIIGPIPSLEPTFGAFLQPFADQSFGEIFSISLIIVILTFLFVDFFDTAGTLYAVANQAGFVKDNKLPRAQKALLADSSASVVGAVLGTSTTTAYIESSSGIAAGARSGFASIVTGILFLVALLFSPLLVVVTSHVTAPALIIVGILMAGALGNIDFKKFEIAVPAFLTVIAMPLTYSIATGIALGFIFYPITMICTGKAKEVHPIMYALVPVFILYFVFH, from the coding sequence GTGGAAAAGTATTTCCGTTTTGATGAACTAGGTACAAACTATAAGCGCGAGATAATGGGTGGTTTAACAACGTTCTTAGCGATGGCTTATATTTTGTTTGTTAATCCAGATATTTTAAGTGCGGCAGGTATGGACGAAGGTGCTGTATATGTAGCGACTGCATTAGCGGCAGCTATCGGTACAATCATGATGGGTGTTGTTGCACGTTATCCAATTGCGCTAGCGCCAGGAATGGGATTAAATGCTTTCTTTACATTCTCAGTCGTTATTGGTATGGGAATTCCATGGCAAACTGCTTTATTAGGTGTATTTATTTCCGGTATTATATTTATCATTATTACAGTAGTAGGGATTCGTGAATTAATTATTAATGCAATCCCAGCAGAATTAAAATACGCTGCAGCAGCAGGTATTGGTTTGTTTATTGCTTTTATCGGTTTAAAGAATGCTGGGATTGTTGTGCCATACGAATCAACAGCTGTTACATTAGGTGATTTAACGTATGGGCCAACTTTATTAGCTGTCTTTGGTGTTGTTATTACAGTTATTTTAATGGCATTAAAGCTTCGTGGTGGAATATTTTATGGGATGATCATTACTGCGGTAGTAGGGTTGATTTTTCAAGTACTACCAATGCCAAGTCAAATTATTGGGCCAATTCCAAGTCTAGAGCCGACATTTGGAGCATTTTTACAGCCGTTTGCTGATCAATCATTTGGTGAAATTTTTTCAATTAGTTTAATTATCGTTATTTTAACGTTCTTATTTGTAGACTTCTTTGATACTGCTGGAACTTTATATGCAGTAGCGAACCAAGCTGGATTTGTTAAGGATAACAAGCTGCCAAGAGCGCAAAAAGCACTACTTGCTGATTCTTCAGCATCTGTAGTCGGTGCTGTTTTAGGTACATCAACGACTACAGCATACATTGAGTCTTCATCTGGTATTGCAGCGGGCGCGAGATCTGGTTTTGCATCTATCGTTACAGGGATTTTATTCCTAGTTGCATTGCTGTTTTCACCACTACTTGTTGTTGTGACATCTCACGTAACGGCACCAGCGTTAATTATTGTAGGTATCTTAATGGCTGGCGCACTTGGAAATATCGACTTCAAAAAGTTTGAAATTGCAGTTCCTGCTTTCTTAACTGTCATTGCAATGCCATTAACGTATAGTATTGCAACTGGTATAGCATTAGGGTTTATCTTTTATCCAATTACAATGATATGTACTGGTAAAGCGAAGGAAGTACATCCAATTATGTACGCTTTAGTTCCAGTGTTTATTTTATACTTTGTATTCCATTAA
- a CDS encoding DUF2512 family protein — protein sequence MRHIIALAIKAMMVILVSVFVLSMFNGYPFLNTTLLALIITGAAYIIGDIFILRATNNTVATISDIGLCTIAIWLIGPIVYGIAVPFSVALLTGVIIGAGEWFFHKFMSNAVFEKDERLVGGH from the coding sequence TAATAGCATTGGCAATCAAAGCTATGATGGTTATTCTCGTTTCTGTTTTTGTTTTATCCATGTTTAATGGTTACCCATTTTTAAACACTACGCTGTTAGCTCTCATTATTACTGGTGCAGCATATATTATCGGAGACATATTCATTTTACGTGCTACAAACAACACTGTAGCAACGATTTCCGATATTGGTTTATGTACTATAGCAATATGGCTAATCGGACCAATCGTTTATGGGATTGCTGTACCTTTTAGCGTAGCCTTGCTAACCGGTGTTATCATCGGAGCAGGAGAATGGTTCTTCCATAAGTTTATGAGCAATGCTGTATTCGAAAAAGATGAACGCCTCGTAGGCGGTCATTAA
- a CDS encoding type III polyketide synthase, whose product MPGILSVATKEPPYTMTQQETMEIVKNLFEQRYPNIDRLLTIFDNGQIKKRNFVVPKEWFKEEHSFKDKNDIYIKEAIELSVDVIRKCLENSQHLKRNVSPAEIAAIIFVSSTGIATPSIEARVMNRLPFSKSTKRIPIWGLGCAGGVAGIARAFEYCKAYPFAKVLVINVELCSLTFMKDDMRKSNIIGTSLFADGVACTLVGGDEVLQKEKLSNKKLIPYIVETESQLLRDSEQIMGWNVVNEGLQVVFSKDIPTVIKEWLKPNTLQFLEKQGYNINNIAQFIAHPGGKKVLEAYEETLSISTEMTRHARKVLQEHGNMSSPTVIYVLQETMNQDVEKGDVGLMVALGPGFCSELALLRWEEVE is encoded by the coding sequence GTGCCTGGGATATTATCTGTTGCAACGAAAGAACCGCCTTATACAATGACACAACAAGAAACAATGGAAATTGTAAAAAACTTATTCGAGCAACGTTATCCAAATATAGACCGGTTATTAACGATTTTTGATAACGGTCAAATAAAGAAGAGAAACTTTGTCGTACCGAAAGAGTGGTTTAAAGAAGAGCACAGTTTTAAGGATAAAAATGATATATATATAAAGGAAGCCATAGAACTAAGTGTTGATGTAATAAGAAAGTGTCTAGAAAATAGTCAACATTTGAAGCGAAATGTCTCACCTGCTGAAATTGCTGCGATCATTTTTGTTAGTAGTACTGGTATTGCAACTCCTTCGATAGAGGCAAGAGTGATGAACAGGCTTCCGTTTTCCAAGAGTACGAAGCGCATTCCTATATGGGGCTTAGGGTGTGCTGGTGGAGTCGCTGGTATTGCAAGGGCATTCGAGTATTGTAAAGCATACCCATTTGCGAAGGTGCTCGTAATAAATGTGGAGTTATGTAGTTTAACTTTTATGAAGGATGACATGAGAAAAAGTAATATTATCGGTACATCCTTATTCGCAGATGGTGTAGCTTGTACACTTGTTGGTGGAGATGAAGTGTTGCAGAAAGAAAAGCTGAGTAATAAGAAGTTGATCCCGTATATAGTGGAAACGGAATCACAATTATTAAGAGATTCTGAACAAATAATGGGATGGAATGTCGTAAATGAAGGTCTACAAGTTGTGTTTTCAAAGGATATTCCTACGGTAATTAAGGAATGGCTGAAACCTAACACATTACAATTTTTAGAAAAACAAGGCTATAACATAAACAATATTGCTCAGTTTATTGCCCATCCTGGTGGGAAAAAAGTGTTAGAAGCCTATGAAGAAACATTGTCGATTTCAACCGAGATGACTAGACATGCAAGAAAGGTGCTTCAAGAGCACGGAAATATGTCTTCTCCAACAGTAATATACGTTCTGCAAGAAACGATGAATCAAGATGTAGAAAAAGGTGATGTTGGACTTATGGTAGCATTAGGACCCGGTTTTTGCTCTGAGCTAGCGTTGTTGAGATGGGAGGAAGTTGAATGA
- a CDS encoding spore coat protein encodes MMNPNQMTEQSVATDLLLSAKTAVRNCAYALTECTSDNVRKTINQQLQQAIVFHENVADYMINKGYYHPYNMNEQIQVDQMAAQSTIQFTQMQQQQQPSQTMSSTTMGTMSQPTQPQQPDSLLPSTSLSMGVTDSQSSSPTSTGLSSYKSNTDSQTGYSSTMSSIEDEYQQSGNQQSKSSQTPVDIDIDVSNEDDH; translated from the coding sequence ATGATGAATCCGAACCAAATGACAGAACAATCTGTAGCTACTGATTTACTGTTGTCAGCTAAAACAGCTGTTAGAAACTGCGCTTACGCTTTAACAGAGTGTACGTCAGATAATGTTCGAAAAACAATAAACCAACAATTACAGCAAGCCATCGTTTTTCACGAAAATGTTGCTGATTATATGATAAATAAAGGCTATTATCACCCCTATAACATGAATGAACAAATACAAGTAGACCAAATGGCTGCGCAATCAACGATACAATTTACTCAAATGCAACAGCAGCAGCAGCCTTCTCAAACAATGTCTAGCACAACAATGGGGACGATGAGCCAACCGACTCAACCTCAACAACCAGATTCCTTACTCCCATCTACTTCTTTATCAATGGGTGTAACGGATTCTCAATCGTCTTCTCCGACATCAACTGGGCTTTCATCCTATAAGTCGAATACCGATTCTCAAACGGGATATTCATCAACTATGTCCTCAATAGAGGATGAATATCAGCAATCAGGAAACCAGCAAAGTAAATCTTCGCAAACACCTGTTGATATAGATATTGACGTTTCCAATGAAGATGATCACTAA